The Primulina eburnea isolate SZY01 unplaced genomic scaffold, ASM2296580v1 ctg739_ERROPOS11973397, whole genome shotgun sequence sequence CAAAAAATAGATATTGTATAATcatataatcacaatcaatcattgtttcaaaatatatatttaattatttcaacACATATATGTATAATTAATGCGAAAATTAAGAATATGTTATTGTCGAGACGTTACAGTTAAGAAAGCCGCCAAATGAAAACACATGTTTGTTTGAGTTCGGAGCAAATCAAAGATCCCTAACAAAACCCAGTTCAATTCATGATGGCAATGCATCAAATGACATGTTACCACGTGGAACAGGCAACCTCAGATTCCAACAAAGGATATGTCCCAAGAATAGGATCAATATACTAGCTAGCTAGTACAtatggaaaattaataattaatactcTGATCTTTTTATTAAGATATAaaacaatttatttattattaaataataacaaATTAAAATGGGAAATATTAACAAAGTTGTATTCACACATATTTATGTAATGATCGATAAGTTTGTGTCACACATATGTCAAAGAAAGGGATCAAGGAAAAGAAAAGCGAGCTTGGGAAGAAAGAGTGGCAATTAAagcaaacattttaattaaaaataaataaaatacggTATATTTTTTTCGTAAAGCTAAAGTGAAATAGTTGTAGGGGGTGGCAGCCTCCCACATTagctttttaatattttattctttgtaAGCATTCTTTAATTCTCTTTTTGTTCTCTTGTCAAAACCTCCTTCTTCTACCAATTTGCGTGCTTCATCGTTTCCCTCCTCAATCCATTTTGGATCTTCTCGAACTAAGGTTCTCTCTCATTCTCTTGACTTGAAATTTGATTTGCGCTACTCTCGGGCTCTGTTTTGCACGTAAAGTCGCACACTCATTATTTTCTtaacatgtatatatatttgtttgtaTGCAGATAGTATTTACATGTGCATTTACGATTTTTATATTCAAAACATGTGTGTGGACTATGATTTGTGTTGGTTATCTATTTTAATTTGGTTGCTTTTCGACAGTTCAATATATAGGtgtcctatatatatatatatatatatatatatatatttaggagGCTGGTCTGTCTCTGTTGTTTTTGGTTCGAGGCTAGCCAGACAGTTCTCTTCATTTTCATCAGAAGATTAATCATACACAATGGCCCCGGTGTCATTGCCACCTGGTTTCCGGTTTCATCCGACGGATGAGGAGCTTGTTGCATATTATCTGAAGAGGAAGATCAATGGTCAAAAAATCGAGCTTGAAGTCATTCCTGAAGTTGATCTCTACAAATGTGAGCCATGGGACCTGCCAGGTACATATTTCTTTCATTACTATCACGTTGTATAGTCATGAGAAATATGAAaagttcattttttttaaatgaataaatttctaaaattaaaaattatgtattttttaaaaatatatacgtAAAAGTATCGTCAAAACAAAATTCAGTGATCTTTCTCTAAAACAATATTAATTAGATAGAAAATGTTATATATGATGGCAAATACGTTGTGAAATTctgtgttttgttttttttttttgtgtgacgCAAGACAAAACGTTATACTTTGATTAAGACGGAAGGATAAGAATCGGAGAAATTTGCAAAATTAGTTTAAGTGAAAAGatgaagaaaggtataaatcctgtatttattttgacaacaTATCATTCTATACAATCGTATAtagaaaatatttcctgagggAATCTGCCAAAAATTTCATTCATCGCCTGATGCACAGTCAGGGTCGACGTCTTCAAATAATAACATTTTGAGATTTCATGACCATCCCATGCATTTAACTAAAATTATCGGTAGCACATGGAGAAAAATCACAAAACACGAATTTGATAACACGATAATTGTACAATTTTGACGTATCGAATATGGAATTTATTTAGTTAACACACCGTTAAGTTGGagctttaaattttaaaaaagtaGTCCGATCCTTAATTAGAACTGCCAATTTATCAGTCAACAATAATTAGCTTTATTTTTTCAACAGTGTCACTCCTTGGAGAAAGGGGAAATTGCTTAATCATGACGGGTCCCTACAgctttttcatattttaataagtcaaaaagaaaataaaagaagaaGGTTCTTcgattgaatatatatatatatatatatatcttacaAAACTCACTGCTTTTTATCCTACTTTAGTTTAATTGTAACAACTCCAAGAAAAGCCATTTAAATTACCATTATGTGATTATCTTTGATTCATGAAGAGAAATTTTAATCTGATGGATAATTATTTGTCACAAATATAGTAAGATGGCATGCATGTTGAGTCATTTGAATAGATTATAATGACGAGCATGCAGGAAAATCATTGTTGCCAAGCAAAGATCTTGAATGGTACTTTTTTAGCCCTCGAGATCGTAAATATCCCAACGGTTCGAGGACTAATCGGGCTACAAAAGCGGGATATTGGAAGGCCACAGGAAAGGACAGGAAGGTAAATTCACAGATGAGGGCTGTGGGCATGAAGAAAACCCTAGTTTACTATAGAGGGAGGGCACCTCATGGATCCCGGACAGATTGGGTCATGCACGAATATCGTCTCGACGAAAGGGAATGCGAGACGAACACAGGCCTCCAGGTGAAACTTCGAACCCTAGCTAGTTTCGTTGTTTCGAACTTGATCATGCTTTCTATAAAGTAGAATGAATATATATTATGAGACGTACGGAATAATAATTACCTCATGAGCACATTACACACACATTAACGTCGGTTGGCAATCTTAAtatcacatcaaatcatcaaagttGCTTATTTTTTCGGGAAATATTTTCAGGATGCTTATGCCCTGTGCCGAATattcaagaagagtttgaacATGGGGCCAAAAGTAATAGGAGATGAGTATGTAACATCAGCAAGCGATCGGTCCTCCAGTATAAATGATCATCACCAGCATCTTTATATCTCAGGGGAGGATGTTGATGATATTGTAACTGGACCATCAAGTGATGCAAAATGGATGCAGTACTTATCCGAAGAGGCCTTCAGCTTCCCAAATCCTTACTCCGATTGCAACCCGTTACCGTATCCACCATCAAAGGTACCCCCgtcaaaaattatattatttttatacaaattCATGATCCTATTTCTAATACTTAATCATGCTACAAATTGTTATTTTTTCCCCTATTTTTCAGGTTGACATAGCTTTAGAATGTGCAAGGTTACAACACCGGTTTTCACTTCCTCCATTAGAAGTACAGCACTTATCCCAGGCATACTTTTCTAGGGATCCTACCGCGTTGTCGCGTCCGAGTCCTATGTTCGATGATCAAAATACAAATCAAACTGAATTTTTAGAGGAAATCTTGTCGGTCGCTCAAGCTTCGCATAATCTTCAAAATCATGATCCTTGGACTGCAGGAACTTACGCACCTACTGATGATTTTTCATTCTTTGTTCATAGTAATAACCCAACGATTCCTGACATTAGTTCTTCGAGATATATGCACAACTTAAGAGAAGAACAGATTCATCAGCCCATTGAAATTGAGGAAAAGGATGAAGCTTTTAATCCGGACAGAATGGTAGAGAATTTGAGATGGGTGGGCATGTCAAACAAAGAATTTGACAAGGTACTTAATGGCTGCACAACatttgaacttttcaagtttTAAACTTTCagttcgtatatatatatatacatatatataaaacattcgATACCTTGTCGTTTGACAGAATTTTTCGGATGAATTTAAGAGTGTTCCGgtagaaaatatttcaagtatTCAAAGAGAAGGTCATGACTTCCAAGGTTAGTCATTTTTAGCTGTTAACACATATATTAGTGAAATTTTTATTAACATTGAAAATCAGTCCATGGAAGTTCAATTTTCATGAAATCACctcctcaaattaaaaataatatattttcatataaacTTTATGAAGTTTAAAATCTCATCTCAACCCTTTCTACTCTAACTACTACTACCTAGCTAGCTTCATTATATATATGAATAATACAGTATGCATGAATATTGTAGGAAAAACAAGTAACCAGGActtaaaaaataatcaaatcGTTGAGGGACTAGTGATTGACAATACAAGTGACAATTTCTTGGTTGATGATGATGGAGACATGGATGACTTTTCTAGTACACCAAACTTTGACATGTACGAGAAGATACAAATCAATCATGGATTGCTGATTTCGACCCGGCAAGCACCCAAAACGTTTTATTATAAAGTGGTTCCATCAAAGACGGTTCGAGTCCACCATAATCCAGTGGCATTCCATCAATTCCCGATAACAAGATCCAAGAGCTCGGGTTTATGTGATAAGTTTGTGTCATTTTCAAGAAGCATGGAATTAGGGTTTTTTAGAGCTATGAAGCCTTGGAGTTTGAAGAATCTGATGATTCAAAGTCGCAAAAGGGGTCTTCAAGAAAACGAAGGTACAAATGGTTTTAAGGGATGGAGCTTTTGTGATGAGATTGTGAGCACTATAAGGCCTTATCTCGCCCTTGTTTTGGCACTATTTCTATCACCTTTCTCACATGATTTGTAGAACCTGCAGAGTTAATTGCATTTTGAGCAATGATTAAATTTAACCGAGCTGAAAATTCTAAGTAAGAAAACAACGTGCTCATTGATTTTAAAATGTAAGCTTAAAGCCCCCTTGAATTGGGTGTTGCAAGTTGCATGGTGAAAATCACTTATGGGGGTTATTTAAGCCAATTGTTCTTTCTTGCCTTGAGATCTCAACATGTTTAAATTTTCACGAAATGTTCATGCAATTTAATTACCTGTAAATGTCATTTGGATTCTTTTTCTATTCTCTTTTGGTTTATTTCGGGGTCATATATATAAGATGAATTAGCTCTAAATATGTATGCTGTAGTTTTCTGGTATTTAGTTGACATATATACTTCCTTTCAAGTGAATTATAATACTTGTAAAATTAAGAAGCATCTACCTCTGGGGTATATACGGTGTGATTTCATTTTTCTATTTCAAATTTTCGGCCTTATTTAATGTTCGCGATTCTAGCTAAGTGAATATTTGACTCTAGCATATGTAGATTTTTGCATCTGGAATATGTTTATAACAATAGAAGTTGGAGTCAATAATTCAGACGAAACTAAAAATACGAATGATTTTTCAAATGTAAGCGTGTACGTAAAGGTGTAAAATGTACTTTTTTATTCTATGTTTTTAAtgttaatttatattaaaaataaaatttagagaAGATGACTCGTGTAAACATCATTTAGTTTTGCTGTAAAATTCATGATTTACATGTAatttttcgaattttatatttttaaattatattgtttAAATTGAAAACCCCCCTGAAATATATATGAACTATATATAATATGGTGTATAAATTCCTTGGTCTATTAATTAATGAGGAGAATTTTCAATCCTTGTCATTTTATTATTGTATCAGAGCTAGTACGTAAATCTAACTACCGTTTAACTGATCATACTTGAACTTTTGTGAAAAGACTTTAATTTAGAATGCATTTGAATCGAAGGATATATCTGAAATCTATCTTATTCATTTGGCTGAAAACTAATTAAAATCAAGGATTTGAAATCTTTGTGTCGCTCTAGTATATTTTTCTTCAATCTCAAATTCACATTCCAAGTTTAACATGTAAGAAATTTGACACATGTTAAAGGAATACGTACCGTGTAGGAGTTGGCGATGGCCAAGAAGCCTACATATTTTGACAAACGTGCTCACTTTAGAAAAATGAAATGCGTACACGTTTCTCCTTCTGAATCTCGGCTCCCGATACATTCATCGATGGTATGAaaaaacgcctataaatagagcgaTTGAGGTCCCTAAGCATACACACCTCATAAAGAAATATACACCATCTATTGAGAGGGTGGAGTGCTTAGAAGGCTTCAACCGagaagaaaaataaagaaatcaaaattttcaatggccGGAGGTAATACTCGATTTAAGCTTCCGCatatattttatcatgtttatatacacgtaaaacatgattttgagaataaaaaaactcttacatttggtatcagagccacgaTACCTCAAccttgaaaattttgttttcattttagAAAGTTTTACGTAAAAAACTTGAAGTTGAAAATCAGATAAAATGTATTAAGAAACTTACCTGAGAATTGTGTTCTTGGTTGCACGCCGGAGTTCTTATTTGAAATCTTAAATATTGGAGATTTTGTTTTCTGAACTTTTTCGGATGAATAACACGGaggagaaaaagaaaaagaatggtTCGAAGATGAAAGATGAAGTGCATGCATCAAATTCAATCAATTGCCAGATAAATAATTGTGTGGgtcaaatttattaaatttattattattattagtatggAGCCTACACTGCAATTCAAACAATTGCTACGTACACTGCAATGCAATTAATTGCATTTTCAGATATGTTGTGTccatgcaattttattattattatttttaaaaattgtggGACCCACACATTTGACCATTCTTTTCAATTCTTGGTTaagttatatttatttatttatttttattatttttaatattaataataaataaataaataattaattaatgtgtaATTGAGTTATATGTATAATTCGGTATACATATAGCATttggttaaataatttataCACATTAAAATAATTCCAAAGATCAATGtaattttaatacatatttagaaattatttttgcatgttAGATAATGTCAAATATTACGGATAAGTGTTTGATTTGTACATGCAATTTTAATATTATACTTGCAtttattttgaagttttttaaatgcaaattgtattgaaaaatattttgaaaaaacaATATTCACATTGtgttcatattaaattatattaagttgtttataatttgaaatgaacatatgaagtaagatgtgaatataataaaatatttcagatattcacaaatgaacaattaatcctcactttatcactactctgataaaagagaaaaactgatgagGAGCCCACATTTTATGTAAATGTGatcctcactttatcactactctgattgaagagaaaaactgatggGGAATGTAATTGTTCATATTAAgtaaaaatgtgaatataaaattatttaatatgaaaaattttggcatataaagattcacataaatgtggataattaagttgaataataattataaggtgTCGTAAGAAAACATGATCTGAGGGAGTTCTTCATAGATCGGTTTAAACTGCCTAGACTAGCCACTGGTCTCCCTGATGAACATTGCTCTGTCTAGGAGTTGGGTATTTAAAGGGCCTTAGCACTACCTATCTTTCCTGGGAGCACTCTTGGAAAGTGTTGATTgcgaaaaaaattattatataaagcattAAGTAAAGCCAAAATTTTGTCCAGTGAaccgtataattttaaataattgaggaacaGCCACAGCATccttaattatgaaaaattatgcatTAAGTGGATTTGGATCACATAATGGACataaattgtaattaattatataaacataataaaatttaccCCACAgggatttttattatatttatataactaattaggttaaaatatcaaattatatttttcttaatttacccACAGGAGTTAAGGAAAATACATTTTGATAGTTTTATCATAAAGTTTCAGAAAAAtcttattgaattaaaattttagcccacaggcaaattttatgtcactagatttttaaaacatgAATTACATTGGTAAAACATGATATTGTCTCAAAATTTTAAGCATGTAATATTTTGTGCAGTTATATATGCAATCTGCGActttttctgatatgaaatgTGACATTCCCGATCTAAAGGGCGATAATTATAAGATatggaaagaaagaattcttCTTCAATTAGGGTGGATGGATATTGATTATGCTATACGGAAAGACGAACCATCTGCTATCACTGAAACCAGCATTCCTGATGATGTTGATCTTTATGAAAAATGGGAGCGATCTAATCGACTCTGTGTAATGTTCATAAAGACCAAAATCTCCGCTGGTATGCGTGGTTCTGTCGATCAGCATAATAATGTCAAAGAATTACTGAAGGCTATTGATGAACAGTTTCAGTCTTCAGATAAGGCTTTTGCAAGCACCCTAATTATGGAATTCTCTTCATTAAGGCTCACCAGTGTGAGAGGTGTGCGAGAGCACATAATGAAAATGCGGGATATAGCGGCTCGGCTAAAGACACTTGAAGTGGAAATGTCTAAAACTTTTCTTGTGCACTACATTTTATGCACTCTTCCACAACAATATGGACCCTTCAAAATTTCCTACAACACACATAAGGATAAATGGTCGATTAATGAATTAATGACTATGTGTGTTCAAGAGGAAGGAAGGCTGTTGATGGAAACAAGTGATAATGTTTTTATGACCACACAAGGAAAGTATAAAAAGCAAGCCAAAGTCAAGGGAAAAGGGAAAGGAATAATTCCACCCCAACCTGACATCAAGAAAGAATCCAAGTGTTTCTTCTGTAAAAAGATGGGACACATTAAGAAGGATTGCAATAAATTTAAGGACTGGCTTGAAAAGAAAGATATTCCTACTTCATTTGTCTGTTATGAATCTAATATGGTTAATatgatttataacacatggtGAATTGATTCTGGTTCTACAATCCATGTTACAAATACCTTGCAGGGTATGCAAAACCTAAGGAAGCCAATAGAAAATGAGCGAAACATCTATTCAGGAAACAAGATGTCTTCGCATGTGGAGGCTGTTGGGACTTGCTGCCTAGTGTTGAATAgtggttatattttaaaattagaaaagaccttttatgttcctagtttttctaggaatttaatttcAGTTTCAAAACTTGTACCTCTTGGttattcatttcagtttttgaataaatcaataaatttgttttataaatcaaatcttaTTGGAAATGGTACAATGATTGATGGTCTTTTCTCtatttctttacaaaataataacacCACTATGCATGTTCAAGGAGGTATTAAAAGATGTGTTATAAATGAAGATTCCTCTATATTGTGGCacaggagattgggacacaTCTCCATAGAGAGAATTAAAAGATTAGTAAATGATGGAGTACTTAGTACTTTAGATTTTACTGATTTTGAGACTTGTGTGGACTGCATTAAGGGAAAGCAGACCAATAAGTCTAAAAAGGGTGCCAAGAGGAGTACAGAAATATTAGAAATCATACATTCAGATATTTGTTGTCCAGATATGGACATGCAAAGTCCGAAATACTTCATCTCTTTCATTGATGATTACTCACGATACATGTATATCTACATGCTTCATAACAAAAACGAAGCACTAGAAGCCTTTAAGGTTTTTAAGGCTGAAGTGGAGAAGCAATGTGGAAAACATATTAAGATCGTGAGAACTGATAGAGGTGGAGAATATTACGGTAGATACACTGAGAATGGACAAGCACCTGGTCCGTTTGCGAAGTTTCTCCAAGAACATGGGATTGTTGCCCAATATACTATGCCTGGTTCTCCTGACCAGAATGgcgtagctgagaggagaaaccgaACATTATTGGACATGGTGAGGAGCATGTTGAGTAGCTCTAAACTTCCTAAATCCTTGTGGACTGAAGCTCTTAAGACAGCTGTGTATATATTAAACCGAGTTCCAACTAAGGCTGTCCCAAAGACGCCATTTGAGTTATTTAAAGGTTGGAAACCGAGTTTGCAACATATACGCGTTTGGGGTTGTCCTTCTGAAATAAGAGTTTATAATCCACATGAAAAGAAACTGGACCCAAGAACTATAAGTGGATATTTCATTGGGTATGCCGAAAAATCCAAAGGGTACAGATTCTATTGTCCATCTCACAACACTAGAATTGTGGAATCAAGAAATGTAAAATTTCTTGAGAATGATTTGATTAGTGGGAGTGATCATAACATAATTTTTGAGAATGATCACATTAATGCACAACCCTCTTATTCAAATGACAGATTGGTCGTTATTCACACCCCTCAAGACCAAATGGGTGTTAGACAACCAGTTACTGAAGTTCCACAAATTGCTGATGAAAATCCAGTAGATCAAGTTGTTAATGAAGAACAACAAGAAATTGTTGATCAACCAAACAACCTTAGGAGATCTACTAGAATAAGAAGATCAGCTATATCTAGTGATTATGTTGTGTATTTACAAGAATCGGACTTTAACATCGGAGCCGAAAATGATCCTGAAACGTTTTCACAAGCCATGAGTTGTAATGAGTCAAAACTATGGTTTAATGCGATGAAAGAAGAGATGAATTCTATGGCAGTTAATGGAGTCTGGGAACTTGTTCAGTTGCCCGATGGTGTAAAAGCCATTGGATGTAAATGGGTcttcaaaacaaagaaagacTCATTAGGCAACATTGAAAGGTATAAAGCAAGACTTGTTGCTAAAGGATTCACTCAGCAGGAAGGAATCGACTACAAGGAGACTTTTTCTACTGTATCTAAGAAAGATTCTCTTCGTATCATTCTAACAT is a genomic window containing:
- the LOC140821755 gene encoding NAC domain-containing protein 54-like, whose protein sequence is MAPVSLPPGFRFHPTDEELVAYYLKRKINGQKIELEVIPEVDLYKCEPWDLPGKSLLPSKDLEWYFFSPRDRKYPNGSRTNRATKAGYWKATGKDRKVNSQMRAVGMKKTLVYYRGRAPHGSRTDWVMHEYRLDERECETNTGLQDAYALCRIFKKSLNMGPKVIGDEYVTSASDRSSSINDHHQHLYISGEDVDDIVTGPSSDAKWMQYLSEEAFSFPNPYSDCNPLPYPPSKVDIALECARLQHRFSLPPLEVQHLSQAYFSRDPTALSRPSPMFDDQNTNQTEFLEEILSVAQASHNLQNHDPWTAGTYAPTDDFSFFVHSNNPTIPDISSSRYMHNLREEQIHQPIEIEEKDEAFNPDRMVENLRWVGMSNKEFDKNFSDEFKSVPVENISSIQREGHDFQGKTSNQDLKNNQIVEGLVIDNTSDNFLVDDDGDMDDFSSTPNFDMYEKIQINHGLLISTRQAPKTFYYKVVPSKTVRVHHNPVAFHQFPITRSKSSGLCDKFVSFSRSMELGFFRAMKPWSLKNLMIQSRKRGLQENEGTNGFKGWSFCDEIVSTIRPYLALVLALFLSPFSHDL